In the genome of Quercus robur chromosome 3, dhQueRobu3.1, whole genome shotgun sequence, one region contains:
- the LOC126718756 gene encoding 40S ribosomal protein S9-2-like yields the protein MVHVAFYRNYGKTFKKPRRPYEKERLDAELRLVGEYGLRCKRELWRVQYALSRIRNNARMLLTLDEKNQRRIFEGEALLRRMNRYGLLDESQNKLDYVLALTVENFLERRLQTLVFKSGMAKSIHHARVLIRQKHIRVGRQVVNIPSFMVRVDSQKHIDFSLNSPFGGGRPGRVKRRNQKSAAKKAAGGDGGDEDEEE from the exons ATGGGAAAACCTTTAAGAAGCCAAGACGTCCCTACGAGAAGGAGCGTCTGGATGCTGAGTTGAGGCTGGTGGGAGAGTATGGGCTGAGGTGTAAGAGAGAGCTGTGGAGAGTACAGTATGCTCTGAGTCGAATTCGTAACAATGCTAGAATGCTTTTGACCCTGGATGAGAAGAACCAACGTCGTATTTTTGAGGGTGAAGCCCTTCTGAGGAGGATGAACAGGTATGGGTTACTAGACGAGAGCCAGAACAAGCTCGATTATGTGTTGGCACTCACTGTCGAGAACTTTCTGGAGCGACGTTTACAGACCCTGGTGTTCAAGTCTGGTATGGCCAAGTCCATTCACCACGCTAGAGTGCTTATCAGGCAGAAGCATATAAG GGTCGGGAGACAGGTGGTCAATATTCCCTCATTTATGGTTAGGGTGGACTCACAGAAGCACATTGATTTTTCATTGAATAGTCCTTTCGGTGGTGGACGCCCTGGGAGAGTGAAGCGCAGGAACCAAAAGTCAGCTGCGAAGAAGGCTGCTGGTGGAGATGGAGGAGACGAAGATGAAGAAGAGTAA